Proteins from a single region of Eretmochelys imbricata isolate rEreImb1 chromosome 20, rEreImb1.hap1, whole genome shotgun sequence:
- the NCKAP5L gene encoding nck-associated protein 5-like yields MSEAVAGRGDMKPEEGGSEPGTSQELLQRLRELEAENSALAQANENQRETYERCLDEVANHVVQALLNQKDLRQECLKLKKRVFDLERQNQTLSDLFQQKLQLTTGSLPQLALHPVPVLCSPPASLQLGSVEKLAPSLPLGRCALPREVGYGGLRTGSPGFQSMEALSPFFKKKAQILEVLRKLEETDPLLCPPPCQLAPWRDPSHSPPEPGSPKFQPVPADSRSQPESPVNGEGPPAEPLATAHELWPSCLLRAQHGLEEVLKWKSEEGGGLEAEGGRPQLLPPLCCRQKSEGSSSSSSDELGELGELGPVEKGPPGEAPLSTLAETKLDLGLLLEETESYLQHFLTGGCPLNGEPAAAYQLEGSPGALGPKPGALGPKPGALGKALSRDMLTSLSVLGKYEPMKPASGLAQGSADKPAVGTAAGGQDLGPFPEPALGHQAYISICLSGDEPPEKSAKGFAQISAQGKPKLQPGPPSPGGGALPLPSPSKMLRFLKMPTPGEKPQGPNPLRLSPQLTRSSKIPCRSNNYEACPSPVLSRRASPEGPAAPACPLPPGASGQASPKAGRRLAPGTAEAAVHSPEPFGHGSPKAHDYENVSELSVGGLASLLERPKGSRSTPLRGARPDVPHCPPELCPYAPAKEGREQGSESPPPARRNAGGAAGPKRPGNSTGKKQPELGHLPFKERLSALGKLKGAKAGERKEGPGPEKNGCPGKARAPGRPCEEVLEMRAQPQPGTGGSLKLQEQCHGGEPAGRCYSSGSVGSRLEAETCSSKHYAAKARQPGVLCPAGTPLGPRNSPKAPPVPPAKGTKSPHGSPTKLPSKSPTKASAKAGAPRPPAEEPKPGGPKPPPTPPPGAGRKPPDCAKAPPLPGRALPAVSPGLHSAIEEKVMKGIEENVLRRRGQDKGLAGEGKPKNSSGIASWFGLRRSKLPALSRRPEGLPAKGERKQWGGGGERKVAAGKLEAESLNISKLMEKAEDLRKALEAEKAYINGLALEKGRPHACGILMEQTQNELQVMYQEVTAENFMQQLLNRVDGKEAYENRLEQKRELRDFQRVSHDIKDPRLFRPPRNGIVGDLRSCEETPKKSPDSKLREEIPSDDSLAESVNSQHFTACGSLTRTLDSGIGTFPPPDYCSGAPSKNLPKLKPSLDPLPSLAPGRPPGGTRVPRKARTLEREVPSVEDVLEPGKHQSMPAFHGVLASAEPPPSLRGHRVCPQDPCMETGRARRVQPSKNWTFPNSKACSGSADPFLCTARDLEGLHGLAGSSAHSTAERKRASSDVPRLPPPSSQGFSASRTPSASDVGEEGSTELRSRDTGQGQAGLENSESLSDSLYDSLSSCGSQG; encoded by the exons GCGGAGAACTCGGCCCTGGCTCAGGCCAACGAGAACCAGAGGGAGACCTACGAGCGCTGCCTGGACGAG GTTGCCAACCACGTGGTCCAGGCTCTGCTCAACCAGAAG GACCTGCGCCAGGAGTGCCTCAAGCTGAAGAAGAGGGTCTTTGACCTGGAGCGGCAGAACCAGACCCTGAGCGACCTCTTCCAGCAAAAGCTGCAGCTGACGACCGGCTCGCTGCCCCAG CTGGCCCTGCACCCGGTGCCTGTGCTGTGCAGCCCCCCGGCCAGTCTCCAGTTGGGCTCGGTGGAGAAGCTGGCCCCCTCGCTGCCCCTGGGACGCTGCGCCCTGCCGAGGGAG GTGGGGTACGGAGGGCTGCGGACCGGCAGCCCCGGCTTCCAGTCCATGGAGGCGCTGTCTCCGTTCTTCAAGAAGAAAGCCCAGATCCTGGAGGTGCTGCGGAAGCTGGAGGAGACGGaccccctgctgtgcccccccccctGCCAGCTGGCTCCCTGGAGGGAccccagccactcccctcccGAGCCCGGCTCCCCCAAATTCCAGCCGGTCCCAGCAGACAGCCGGAGCCAGCCGGAGTCACCGGTGAATGGGGAAGGCCCCCCGGCCGAGCCCCTGGCCACCGCCCACGAGCTGTGGCCGTCCTGCCTGCTGCGAGCACAGCATGGCCTGGAGGAGGTGCTGAAGTGGAAGAGTGAGGAGGGGGGGGGCCTGGAGGCCGAGGGGGGGCGCCCCCAGCTGCTCCCCCCGCTGTGCTGCCGGCAGAAGAGCGagggcagctcctcctcctcctccgacgAGCTGGGGGAACTGGGGGAGCTGGGCCCCGTGGAGAAGGGCCCCCCGGGTGAGGCCCCGCTGAGCACCCTGGCCGAAACGAAGCTGGACCTAGGCCTGCTGCTGGAGGAGACGGAGAGCTACCTTCAGCACTTCCTGACCGGGGGCTGCCCGCTCAACGGGGAGCCAGCCGCTGCCTACCAGCTGGAGGGGTCCCCAGGGGCGCTGGGCCCCAAGCCGGGGGCGCTGGGCCCCAAGCCGGGGGCGCTGGGCAAGGCCCTGAGCCGGGACATGCTCACCAGCCTCTCGGTCTTGGGCAAGTACGAGCCCATGAAGCCGGCGTCgggcctggcccagggcagcGCAGACAAGCCAGCTGTCGGCACAGCcgccggtggccaggacctggggcccttcccggagccggccctggggCACCAGGCCTACATCAGCATCTGCCTCTCCGGAGACGAGCCCCCCGAGAAGAGTGCCAAGGGCTTTGCCCAGATCTCGGCTCAGGGCAAGCCCAAGCTGCAGCCGGGCCCCCCGTCGCCGGGTGGTGGGGcacttcccctgccctccccctccaagATGCTGAGGTTCCTGAAGATGCCCACGCCCGGGGAGAAGCCCCAGGGCCCCAACCCTCTGCGCCTGAGCCCCCAGCTCACCCGCAGCTCCAAGATCCCCTGCCGCAGCAACAACTACGAGGCGTGCCCCTCGCCCGTGCTCAGCCGCAGGGCCTCCCCCGAGGGGCCCGCGGcgcctgcctgccccctgccccctggggccagCGGTCAGGCCTCCCCCAAGGCTGGCAGGCGCCTGGCCCCCGGGACGGCTGAGGCCGCCGTGCACTCCCCGGAGCCCTTCGGCCATGGCTCCCCGAAGGCCCATGACTACGAGAATGTCTCGGAGCTGTCGGTGGGCGGCCTGGCCTCCCTGCTGGAGCGGCCCAAGGGCTCCCGCTCCACACCGTTGCGAGGCGCCAGGCCAGACGTCCCCCACTGCCCGCCTGAGCTGTGCCCCTACGCCCCTGCCAAGGAGGGCCGGGAGCAGGGCTCTGAGTCCCCGCCGCCTGCCCGCAGGAATGCCGGGGGCGCCGCCGGGCCCAAGAGGCCTGGGAACAGCACTGGGAAGAAGCAGCCGGAGCTGGGACACCTGCCCTTTAAGGAGCGTCTGTCGGCGCTGGGGAAGCTGAAGGGTGCCAAGGCCGGGGAGCGGAAGGAGGGGCCGGGCCCAGAGAAGAACGGCTGCCCCGGGAAGGCCAGGGCACCAGGCCGGCCCTGCGAGGAGGTGCTGGAGATGAGGGCACAGCCCCAGCCGGGCACGGGCGGCAGCCTCAAACTCCAGGAGCAGTGCCATGGCGGGGAGCCCGCCGGGCGGTGCTACTCCTCTGGCTCGGTGGGCTCCCGGCTGGAGGCTGAGACCTGTTCCTCGAAGCACTACGCTGCCAAAGCCCGCCAGCCGGGGGTGCTGTGCCCAGCGGGGACCCCCCTGGGCCCCAGGAACTCCCCCAAAGCCCCTCCGGTGCCCCCCGCCAAGGGCACCAAGAGCCCCCATGGGAGCCCCACCAAGCTGCCCTCCAAATCGCCCACCAAGGCATCGGCCAAGGCTGGGGCTCCCCGCCCGCCTGCCGAAGAGCCAAAGCCCGGTGGCCCCAAGCCGCCCCCCACACCGCCACCTGGCGCGGGCCGCAAGCCCCCCGACTGTGCCAAGGCTCCGCCCCTGCCTGGCCGAGCTCTGCCCGCGGTCAGCCCTGGGCTGCACTCGGCCATCGAGGAGAAGGTGATGAAGGGCATCGAGGAGAATGTGCTGCGCCGGCGGGGCCAGGACAAGGGGCTGGCGGGCGAGGGGAAGCCGAAGAACTCCAGCGGCATCGCCAGCTGGTTTGGGCTGCGCCGGAGCAAGCTGCCCGCCCTGAGCCGGCGGCCCGAGGGGCTCCCAGCCAAGGGGGAGCGGAAGCAGTGGGGCGGGGGCGGTGAGAGGAAGGTGGCGGCCGGCAAGCTGGAGGCAGAGAGCCTCAACATCTCCAAGCTGATGGAGAAGGCGGAGGACCTGCGCAAGGCGCTGGAGGCGGAGAAGGCCTACATCAACGGGCTGGCGCTGGAGAAGGGCCGGCCCCACGCCTGCGGCATCCTCATGGAGCAGACGCAGAACGAGCTCCAGGTCATGTACCAGGAGGTGACGGCCGAAAACTTCATGCAGCAGCTGCTGAACAG GGTGGACGGGAAGGAAGCCTACGAGAACCGGCTGGAGCAGAAGAGGGAGCTCCGGGATTTCCAGAGGGTCTCGCACGACATCAAAGACCCCAGGCTCTTCCGGCCCCCACGGAACGGCATCGTCGGCGATCTGCGGAGCTGCGAGGAGACCCCCAAGAAG AGCCCAGACTCGAAGCTCCGGGAGGAAATCCCATCGGACGACAGCCTGGCCGAGTCCGTGAACTCCCAGCACTTCACAG CGTGTGGCTCCCTGACACGGACCCTGGACAGTGGCATCggcaccttccctccccccgacTACTGCAGTGGGGCTCCCAGTAAAAACCTCCCCAAGCTGAAACCCAGCCTGGACCCGCTGCCCAGCCTGGCCCCGGGGCGGCCCCCTGGCGGCACCAGAGTCCCCCGCAAGGCCCGCACGCTGGAGAGGGAGGTGCCCAGCGTGGAGGACGTTCTGGAGCCTGGCAAGCACCAAAGCATGCCCGCCTTCCACGGTGTGCTGGCCAGCGCCGAGCCGCCCCCGAGCCTCCGCGGCCACAGAGTCTGCCCCCAAG ACCCCTGCATGGAAACCGGCCGAGCGCGGCGAGTCCAGCCGAGCAAGAACTGGACCTTCCCCAACTCCAAGGCTTGCAGCGGCTCCGCGGACCCCTTCCTGTGCACGGCCCGGGACTTGGAGGGGCTGCATGGGCTGGCCGGG AGCTCCGCACACAGCACCGCCGAGAGGAAAAGAGCCTCCTCGGACGTGCCCCGCCTGCCGCCCCCCTCCTCACAGGGGTTCAGCGCCAGCCGGACGCCCAGTGCCTCTGACGTGGGCGAGGAAGGCAGCACGGAGCTGAGGTCCAGGGACACGGGGCAGGGCCAGGCGGGCCTGGAGAACTCGGAGTCGCTCAGTGACTCTCTGTACGACAGCCTCTCCTCCTGTGGGAGCCAAGGTTAA